In one Brevibacillus choshinensis genomic region, the following are encoded:
- a CDS encoding MFS transporter: MNKKHLALLFLIAFLTMLGFGIIIPILPYFAEKLGASSFQIGVLFASYNIMQLIFAPVWGALSDRIGRKPLVAFGLFGFSITFILFGLAESYTAMLSYRIIGGIVSAAAMPTVTAMVADLFPPQERAKGMGIIGAGIGLSFVFGPVIGGLLSGYGFAVPFFASGTVALLTFFVILFALPESLPKEKRTGHAPKSSGNPLVSLFGSLSLLYGILFIVSFAFSGLETTFALYINDLYGFTSKDLGYMFLVMGIIAAFVQGGLIGKMVKKMGEAAVLTLGMLLYGIGFFAIPLSGNFWVLALILSLFGAGQGMIRATATAMITHRTTQGQGVTTGAISSMDSLGRILGPLAGGAVYQFTHSGPFLLGGVLMVLILLWFRTSYKRLPEPSAQA; this comes from the coding sequence GTGAATAAGAAGCATCTTGCCCTCTTGTTCTTGATTGCTTTTCTCACCATGCTGGGCTTTGGCATCATCATCCCGATCTTGCCGTACTTTGCGGAAAAGCTGGGCGCATCATCCTTTCAAATAGGCGTTCTGTTCGCCAGCTACAATATTATGCAGTTGATCTTTGCCCCTGTCTGGGGAGCCCTCTCTGACCGCATCGGACGCAAGCCACTGGTCGCATTTGGATTATTTGGCTTTTCCATCACCTTTATCCTGTTTGGTTTGGCTGAGAGTTATACAGCGATGCTGTCCTACCGGATTATCGGGGGGATCGTTTCTGCTGCTGCCATGCCGACAGTGACAGCTATGGTAGCTGACTTGTTTCCTCCGCAAGAACGTGCCAAAGGGATGGGAATCATTGGGGCCGGCATTGGACTTAGTTTTGTCTTTGGGCCTGTCATCGGTGGGCTCTTGAGCGGATACGGCTTTGCTGTTCCTTTCTTTGCTTCCGGGACTGTAGCCTTGCTCACCTTTTTCGTCATCTTGTTCGCCCTGCCGGAAAGCTTGCCAAAGGAAAAACGGACGGGGCATGCTCCCAAATCATCGGGCAACCCACTCGTTTCGTTATTCGGCTCCCTTTCCTTGCTGTACGGCATCCTGTTCATCGTCTCGTTTGCCTTTTCCGGTCTCGAAACGACGTTTGCCTTGTACATCAACGACTTGTATGGCTTTACCTCCAAAGACTTGGGCTATATGTTTCTCGTCATGGGGATTATCGCCGCCTTTGTACAAGGTGGGCTGATCGGAAAAATGGTCAAAAAAATGGGAGAAGCGGCAGTCCTGACACTCGGGATGCTCTTGTACGGTATCGGATTTTTTGCCATTCCTCTCTCAGGGAATTTCTGGGTTCTCGCACTCATACTCTCCTTGTTCGGAGCAGGACAAGGCATGATTCGCGCGACAGCTACAGCGATGATCACGCACCGCACGACACAGGGACAAGGGGTGACGACGGGAGCGATCAGCTCGATGGACAGTCTCGGGCGAATCCTTGGCCCTCTCGCGGGAGGAGCCGTGTACCAGTTTACACACAGCGGTCCGTTCCTCTTGGGCGGCGTACTGATGGTACTCATCTTGCTCTGGTTCCGTACGAGCTACAAGCGTTTGCCTGAGCCTAGTGCGCAGGCGTAG
- a CDS encoding NUDIX hydrolase codes for MSKKWYTMPVAVHLFVMKGSEILLLRRFNTGYEDGNYSVPAGHVESGEEVVTAAIREAHEECGILIDRNDLQVVGVMHRNSSEERIDFFLITTRWSGEIVNAEPDKCDDLKWVDMDHLPDNLIPYVRKAMENARSGQWFDSFGFENVRQKENNRRGHNSA; via the coding sequence ATGAGTAAGAAATGGTATACCATGCCAGTCGCCGTTCATCTGTTTGTCATGAAAGGATCCGAAATCTTGTTGCTCCGTCGTTTCAACACTGGCTATGAGGACGGCAATTATAGCGTCCCTGCTGGCCATGTCGAGAGCGGTGAGGAGGTCGTAACTGCTGCGATTCGAGAAGCGCATGAGGAATGCGGTATTCTAATTGATCGGAATGATTTGCAGGTAGTCGGCGTCATGCATCGCAACTCGTCCGAGGAGCGAATCGACTTCTTCCTGATCACGACACGCTGGAGCGGTGAGATCGTCAATGCAGAGCCGGATAAATGTGATGATCTGAAGTGGGTAGACATGGATCATCTGCCTGACAACCTCATCCCCTATGTGCGAAAAGCAATGGAAAATGCACGAAGTGGTCAATGGTTTGACAGCTTTGGTTTTGAAAACGTTCGGCAAAAAGAAAACAACCGTCGGGGGCACAACTCAGCCTGA
- a CDS encoding DedA family protein: MELHSFFGLFVYYGKEMTSKLIPDEIVVMTAGTQAAHSDLYIGKTFIAVYLAILLVLTSCYFLGAIMGARFGTWINQRRGIRIDKGKSKEGLKHGGWMLCLSLFIPGARYLVPFLAGVYRFRLPHYLLVLLPSSLIWTLHYFLAGYWFSDKMEWLEAGVYSYSKIAVKGMIIIGVAYTVIRQLRRMGNRFH, translated from the coding sequence GTGGAATTACATAGTTTCTTCGGGTTATTCGTCTATTATGGAAAAGAAATGACGAGTAAGCTGATACCTGATGAAATAGTCGTGATGACCGCAGGGACACAGGCAGCCCATTCTGATTTATACATAGGAAAGACTTTCATAGCAGTATATCTTGCCATATTGCTTGTACTGACTTCCTGTTACTTCCTAGGAGCCATCATGGGGGCAAGGTTTGGAACATGGATCAATCAGCGCAGAGGGATTCGGATTGACAAGGGAAAGTCAAAGGAGGGGCTAAAGCATGGGGGGTGGATGCTGTGCTTGAGTCTCTTCATTCCCGGTGCCCGGTACCTCGTTCCATTTTTGGCGGGGGTCTATCGGTTCCGCCTGCCGCATTATTTGCTAGTCCTTTTGCCGAGCAGCTTGATTTGGACACTACACTATTTTTTAGCGGGCTACTGGTTTTCCGACAAGATGGAATGGTTGGAGGCGGGAGTGTACAGCTACAGCAAGATTGCGGTGAAAGGCATGATCATCATCGGTGTTGCCTATACGGTGATTCGGCAGCTCCGTCGAATGGGAAACAGGTTTCATTGA
- a CDS encoding YqgQ family protein — translation MNSRPNDFDLKAFLHRFGLFIYTGDPEGDLLLIEDEIRELYELNVIDKEEFMEAMSAVRSRRKADDR, via the coding sequence TTGAATTCTCGCCCGAATGATTTCGATTTAAAGGCGTTTCTGCACCGCTTCGGACTGTTTATTTATACAGGGGACCCCGAGGGGGATCTGCTCCTGATTGAAGATGAGATCCGGGAGCTTTACGAATTAAACGTCATCGATAAGGAAGAATTTATGGAGGCGATGTCTGCAGTACGCAGCAGGCGCAAAGCGGACGATCGATGA
- the abc-f gene encoding ribosomal protection-like ABC-F family protein, giving the protein MILVATQHIQKSYGADPVLQDITLEIKAGERVGIVGPNGAGKTTLFKLLAGIESPDAGELYRAKGSEWAYLPQTPNYPNEWRTQDVIASAFDEVIRLQNEMRNLEEQMGQVTESAMDLERLMHRYQKLQETFEQLDGYQWETKMAQVTEGLGISPEHLETPFARLSGGEKTKAGLAKLLCQRSDVLLLDEPTNHLDVESMEWLEEFLKEYSGTVLIISHDRYFLDAVVTSVYHVDGGEAEYYIGNYSAFVKEREERLLRQFAAYQEQQKQIKKMKETIKRLKEWGNRSNPPNEAFHRRAKSMEKALARIERIDRPKMEADRMGLAFQKTERSGQDVLIASGVHKTFGGKTLFADAGFLLRYGERKALLGPNGCGKSTLIRMLLGETEPDAGTLKIGSNVKVGYLSQQALEGDQNLRVIDMFREVALVTEPEARHLLARFLFYGEHVFKKIGQLSGGERMRLRLAQMMHQEINLLVLDEPTNHLDIEARETLEEALADFKGSLFIVSHDRYFLQKMADGVYWVENRQLVHDVGTYEEAREKRKQRQNVKAKVVEVVAPVAQKVPVAPRPTEAPKRPNPYKLADLEQKIALLEGERDEIIARLSTGDENYQQLFEWQQQSEQIQQKIEEHYQSWLELQES; this is encoded by the coding sequence ATGATACTAGTAGCAACTCAACATATCCAAAAATCGTACGGGGCTGATCCCGTTTTACAAGATATTACGCTCGAAATCAAAGCAGGCGAGAGGGTAGGAATCGTCGGGCCAAATGGAGCGGGGAAAACGACGCTGTTCAAGCTATTAGCAGGGATAGAGTCGCCAGATGCTGGTGAGCTGTATCGCGCAAAAGGCAGCGAATGGGCGTATTTGCCACAGACCCCAAACTACCCGAATGAGTGGCGGACACAGGACGTGATTGCCAGTGCGTTTGATGAAGTCATACGTCTACAAAATGAAATGCGCAATCTGGAAGAGCAGATGGGGCAGGTGACCGAATCGGCAATGGACCTCGAACGGTTGATGCATCGCTATCAAAAGCTGCAGGAGACATTCGAGCAATTGGACGGCTATCAGTGGGAGACGAAAATGGCACAGGTCACAGAAGGTCTGGGTATTTCTCCAGAGCATTTGGAGACGCCGTTTGCGCGATTGAGCGGGGGAGAGAAAACAAAAGCGGGTCTGGCCAAACTCCTCTGTCAACGCAGTGACGTACTCCTGCTCGATGAGCCGACGAACCATTTGGACGTCGAGTCGATGGAATGGCTCGAGGAATTTTTAAAAGAGTATTCAGGAACAGTCTTGATTATTTCCCATGATCGCTATTTCCTCGATGCTGTCGTGACGTCGGTCTATCATGTCGATGGGGGAGAGGCTGAGTATTACATCGGAAACTACAGCGCTTTTGTCAAAGAGCGCGAGGAGCGGCTGCTGCGTCAGTTCGCGGCTTATCAAGAGCAGCAAAAGCAGATCAAAAAGATGAAAGAAACGATCAAGAGACTCAAAGAGTGGGGGAATCGCTCCAATCCTCCAAACGAAGCCTTCCACCGCCGTGCCAAAAGCATGGAAAAAGCATTGGCGCGGATTGAGCGGATCGACAGACCAAAGATGGAAGCGGATCGCATGGGGTTGGCTTTTCAAAAGACGGAGCGGAGCGGTCAGGATGTGCTGATCGCATCAGGCGTACACAAGACATTCGGCGGGAAAACGTTGTTCGCAGACGCGGGATTCCTGCTTCGATACGGTGAGCGAAAGGCACTACTCGGACCAAATGGCTGTGGAAAATCTACCTTGATCCGGATGTTACTGGGAGAGACGGAGCCAGATGCGGGCACCCTCAAAATCGGCAGCAACGTCAAGGTCGGCTACCTTTCCCAGCAAGCGCTTGAGGGAGATCAAAACTTGCGCGTCATCGATATGTTCCGGGAAGTGGCTCTGGTCACTGAACCTGAGGCGCGTCATCTGCTGGCCCGGTTCCTCTTTTACGGAGAGCATGTGTTTAAAAAGATTGGACAGTTGAGCGGCGGGGAGCGTATGCGCTTGCGTCTGGCGCAGATGATGCATCAAGAAATCAATCTGCTCGTACTGGATGAACCGACCAACCACCTGGATATCGAGGCGCGGGAAACACTGGAGGAAGCCTTGGCTGATTTCAAGGGCTCCCTGTTTATCGTCTCTCATGACCGTTACTTTTTGCAAAAGATGGCTGATGGCGTGTACTGGGTCGAAAACAGGCAGTTGGTCCATGATGTAGGAACATACGAAGAGGCGAGAGAAAAGCGGAAGCAGCGACAAAACGTCAAGGCAAAGGTGGTAGAGGTCGTAGCGCCTGTAGCCCAGAAGGTACCTGTGGCACCTCGTCCGACAGAGGCACCCAAGCGCCCCAATCCTTACAAGCTGGCCGATCTGGAACAAAAAATTGCACTTCTGGAAGGGGAGCGTGACGAGATCATCGCACGTCTCTCCACTGGGGATGAGAACTACCAGCAACTGTTCGAATGGCAGCAGCAAAGCGAACAGATCCAGCAAAAGATCGAGGAACATTATCAGTCATGGCTGGAGCTGCAGGAATCGTGA
- a CDS encoding peptide ABC transporter substrate-binding protein has protein sequence MKKRVSAFLVSCLLVAGALAGCSTASSPAAKPPTSNESQSSNNSAPATGTTEGGTKLFRLNIGSEPSTADPGLADDNISSMVVSSTFDGMTRKGPDGKFHEAAAEKIEISEDGLTYTFHLRDAKWSNGDPVTAQDFEYAWKRALDPQTASDYAYQLFYLKKGADFNAGKATKDDVGVKALDDKKLEVHLENPTPFFLELTAFATYYPVNKKVAEANPKWAMEANTHVGNGPFKLETWAHKNKMSFVKNDSYWDKDNVKVDKIEVTMIEDQNTELSMFENDELDWAGGPFSTLPTDAIPALKDSGKFKVIPVANTYWYQFNIEKPPFNNAKIRKAFGYAIDRQAIIDNILQAGQIPATGLLPPTMAVKPDGYFRDHDTALAKQLLAEGMQELGITKLPPLTLIFNTSEAHKKIAEAVQDQWKQTLGVDVKVANMEFKVYLDTLDSGNYQIARRGWVADFNDPVNFIEIFREKRGNNNTNWTNDKYNELLQQAAKERDLEKRKQLFGQAEQILMDEMPVAPIYFYTVSWLEGEKVAKGIYTDALGNGDLKYVEMK, from the coding sequence GTGAAGAAAAGGGTGAGTGCATTTCTTGTTTCTTGTCTGTTAGTCGCGGGTGCACTGGCAGGGTGCTCGACTGCAAGCTCTCCAGCGGCCAAACCGCCAACCTCTAACGAAAGCCAGAGTAGCAACAACTCAGCTCCTGCGACAGGGACCACGGAGGGCGGTACCAAATTGTTTCGTCTCAACATCGGTTCAGAGCCTTCTACAGCAGATCCGGGGCTCGCTGATGACAACATCTCGAGCATGGTTGTTTCCTCCACGTTTGATGGAATGACACGCAAAGGACCGGATGGCAAGTTTCACGAAGCGGCTGCAGAAAAGATAGAGATTTCTGAGGATGGTTTGACCTATACGTTTCATTTGCGTGATGCCAAGTGGAGCAATGGAGATCCAGTAACCGCCCAAGACTTTGAATACGCATGGAAACGCGCCCTCGACCCTCAGACGGCTTCCGATTACGCCTATCAGCTCTTTTACCTTAAAAAAGGTGCCGACTTCAACGCAGGAAAAGCGACCAAAGACGATGTGGGTGTAAAAGCGCTGGATGACAAGAAGCTGGAAGTTCATCTGGAGAACCCGACTCCGTTTTTCCTAGAGCTGACTGCCTTTGCTACGTACTACCCAGTGAACAAAAAAGTCGCAGAGGCAAATCCGAAGTGGGCGATGGAAGCGAATACCCACGTAGGGAACGGCCCGTTCAAGCTGGAGACTTGGGCGCACAAAAATAAAATGAGCTTTGTGAAAAACGATAGCTACTGGGATAAAGACAACGTAAAAGTCGACAAGATCGAAGTGACTATGATTGAAGACCAAAATACAGAGCTGTCCATGTTTGAAAACGACGAATTGGATTGGGCGGGCGGACCGTTCAGCACATTGCCCACGGATGCCATTCCTGCTTTGAAGGATTCCGGGAAGTTCAAGGTGATCCCGGTCGCAAACACGTACTGGTATCAGTTCAATATCGAGAAGCCACCATTTAACAATGCAAAAATCAGGAAGGCGTTTGGCTATGCCATCGACCGCCAAGCGATCATCGATAATATTTTACAGGCCGGACAAATCCCGGCGACTGGGCTGCTTCCCCCGACTATGGCGGTCAAACCCGATGGCTATTTCCGCGATCACGACACCGCGCTGGCCAAACAGTTGCTCGCAGAAGGCATGCAGGAGTTAGGCATTACCAAGCTCCCGCCCCTCACGTTGATCTTTAATACGAGCGAAGCGCACAAGAAAATTGCCGAAGCCGTACAGGATCAGTGGAAGCAAACTTTGGGGGTAGATGTAAAGGTCGCCAATATGGAGTTTAAGGTGTATCTGGACACGCTGGATTCGGGAAATTACCAGATTGCCCGTAGAGGTTGGGTCGCGGATTTCAACGATCCGGTTAACTTCATTGAGATTTTCCGGGAGAAGAGAGGCAACAACAATACGAATTGGACCAACGACAAATACAATGAACTGTTACAGCAAGCCGCCAAAGAGCGTGACCTCGAAAAGAGGAAGCAGCTATTCGGCCAGGCCGAGCAAATTCTCATGGATGAGATGCCCGTGGCACCTATCTATTTTTACACGGTCAGCTGGCTAGAGGGAGAGAAGGTCGCGAAAGGCATTTATACAGATGCCCTCGGGAATGGAGATCTCAAGTATGTGGAGATGAAGTAA
- a CDS encoding cytidine deaminase, with translation MNRVDTKDIELIEAAKQMIRARYKEGKHHVGAAVRTKSGKVYAAVNLEAYIGRVAVCAEAIALGKAISEGEDGFETIVAVLADEEGDARIVSPCGICRELISDYGQEIHVLLPQGQEEYSKTGILELLPAKYKRE, from the coding sequence ATGAACAGAGTAGATACGAAAGACATTGAGCTGATTGAAGCTGCGAAGCAAATGATCCGGGCACGTTATAAAGAAGGGAAACATCACGTGGGAGCGGCTGTGCGTACAAAGTCAGGAAAGGTCTACGCAGCGGTCAACCTGGAGGCGTACATCGGCAGGGTCGCGGTATGTGCGGAAGCGATTGCTCTGGGGAAAGCCATTTCAGAAGGTGAAGATGGATTTGAGACCATTGTCGCTGTGTTAGCTGATGAAGAGGGTGATGCGCGCATCGTCTCTCCGTGCGGGATTTGTAGAGAGCTGATCAGTGACTATGGGCAAGAGATTCACGTTCTTTTACCCCAAGGTCAGGAAGAATACAGCAAAACGGGCATTTTAGAGCTGCTGCCAGCGAAATACAAGAGAGAGTAA
- a CDS encoding stalk domain-containing protein, with product MKGKILLAATLGMQMLVAYPAAAAPASPAAAHVYVNGEQASLEKAPILVDQRTYVSASDASQILQADWTMSAGSGVLKLSDEQSFTFGLKDGKVAVNGKWSEKGQGAIVRDGQVYLPLRWLVEQAGGKVAWNAEKKAVEIMAALHEGSLVLLTDDKLTKEEQAYVESVKKKQGIYQQGKLYVVARGESPNPGYGLQVTHTQWSWEQLLVYVKQTKPEPGKMYTQAITYPHIVAKADLPPYTTVVFLDADTKKPLFAPEK from the coding sequence ATGAAGGGCAAGATTTTACTAGCGGCCACGTTGGGAATGCAAATGCTCGTAGCCTATCCAGCCGCAGCGGCGCCTGCATCACCTGCAGCTGCTCATGTGTATGTGAACGGGGAACAAGCTTCCTTGGAAAAGGCACCGATCCTGGTCGATCAGCGGACGTATGTTTCAGCTAGTGATGCGAGCCAGATCCTGCAGGCAGACTGGACGATGTCAGCAGGTAGTGGTGTGTTGAAGCTATCGGACGAACAATCGTTTACGTTTGGCTTGAAAGATGGAAAAGTAGCGGTAAATGGGAAGTGGAGTGAAAAGGGGCAGGGAGCGATCGTCCGTGATGGTCAGGTCTATCTGCCGCTGAGATGGCTTGTGGAACAAGCAGGTGGCAAAGTCGCGTGGAACGCCGAGAAAAAGGCGGTGGAAATTATGGCAGCTTTACATGAAGGCAGTCTGGTCCTGCTCACTGATGACAAGCTGACGAAAGAGGAGCAGGCGTACGTAGAATCCGTCAAGAAAAAGCAAGGTATTTACCAACAAGGCAAACTGTATGTGGTTGCTCGGGGTGAATCTCCAAATCCGGGATATGGTTTGCAGGTGACTCACACCCAATGGAGCTGGGAGCAGCTTCTGGTCTATGTCAAACAGACCAAGCCAGAACCGGGCAAAATGTATACACAAGCGATCACCTATCCGCATATCGTAGCGAAGGCTGATTTGCCACCGTACACAACGGTCGTCTTCCTCGATGCTGATACGAAAAAACCGCTGTTTGCTCCAGAGAAGTAG
- a CDS encoding AEC family transporter — translation MEFQTLTQSILIMAVIIGIGSLIGYRQPLTADSRQLVITIIVNVAMPCIILDGIFRTPIDSNTLTQIFSIFIISILLNCLGILIGWVGARTLPLSAKKRREIAILSALGNTGFIGLPLCAALFGPKGALLAAIFDAGVDVVLWTIAVMMLQEKGAFSLKGLKTIINIPMIAIVIGLGSAMIGFAPPEPVKQLFGTLSKLASPLAMMYIGMLLPMFMRNKPQVSLPLLSMPIAMKLFVFPLLTAFLLSAFSIDKDISSVALIQVAMPTLTLASILFSRYKADEEMGAMTTVFSTLLALLTIPAVVLMGNWFLH, via the coding sequence ATGGAATTTCAGACGTTGACACAATCCATCCTGATTATGGCCGTCATCATCGGTATCGGTAGCCTGATTGGCTATCGACAACCGCTGACGGCCGATTCTCGCCAGCTCGTCATTACGATCATCGTCAATGTCGCGATGCCTTGTATCATTCTGGACGGAATTTTTCGGACCCCGATTGACAGCAATACTTTGACTCAAATTTTTTCAATTTTCATCATTTCCATTCTCTTAAATTGTTTAGGAATCTTAATCGGCTGGGTAGGTGCACGCACCTTGCCCCTCTCTGCGAAAAAGCGTCGGGAAATTGCTATCTTATCTGCGTTGGGTAATACCGGTTTTATTGGGCTGCCGCTGTGTGCCGCTCTTTTCGGACCAAAGGGAGCGCTTCTGGCGGCGATCTTTGACGCTGGGGTAGACGTCGTTTTGTGGACGATTGCTGTGATGATGCTACAAGAGAAAGGGGCTTTTTCGCTCAAAGGCTTGAAGACGATCATCAACATCCCGATGATTGCGATCGTCATTGGTCTGGGCTCTGCCATGATCGGCTTTGCTCCACCTGAACCAGTCAAGCAGCTGTTTGGTACGCTGTCCAAGCTCGCTTCCCCGCTGGCAATGATGTACATCGGTATGCTGCTGCCGATGTTTATGAGAAACAAGCCACAGGTATCCTTGCCGCTCTTGAGCATGCCGATCGCGATGAAATTATTTGTATTTCCTCTGTTGACTGCCTTTCTGCTGTCTGCTTTTTCGATCGACAAAGACATTTCCAGTGTGGCGTTGATCCAGGTGGCGATGCCGACGCTGACGTTAGCTTCCATATTGTTTAGTCGGTACAAGGCAGATGAAGAAATGGGAGCGATGACGACGGTATTTTCGACGCTTTTGGCGCTGTTGACGATCCCTGCCGTTGTGCTGATGGGCAATTGGTTTTTGCATTGA
- a CDS encoding NAD-dependent epimerase/dehydratase family protein yields the protein MKIAITGASGRIGSTLAEFLKDRYSLRLADLDLSKLEPYQASKHEIQELNVADLDACQIVCKGIDVVIHLGGDPSPDAGFYESLLENNIKGTFNMFRAAKDQGVQRIIFASSAQTIEGYPLDAQIYSDMPMRPRNLYGVSKCFGESLASYFAYSEGLQSIAVRIGSYDSFQPDEEPLTARDMSAYISPQDLCDLLLKAIQAEELPPFTILHGISDNRFKRLNLDESKKRVGYAPKSDAFQLSQIPLHDERR from the coding sequence ATGAAAATAGCCATAACAGGCGCATCGGGAAGAATAGGAAGTACGTTAGCTGAGTTTTTAAAAGACCGTTATTCCCTGCGATTGGCTGATCTGGATTTGTCAAAACTAGAACCCTATCAAGCGTCGAAGCATGAAATTCAAGAGCTCAACGTTGCTGATTTGGACGCTTGTCAAATCGTATGTAAAGGGATCGATGTGGTCATTCATCTAGGAGGGGACCCTTCGCCAGATGCGGGCTTTTATGAATCGTTGCTGGAGAACAATATCAAAGGGACATTCAATATGTTCCGCGCGGCAAAAGATCAGGGAGTCCAGAGAATCATTTTCGCGAGCAGTGCTCAAACGATCGAGGGCTACCCTCTCGATGCGCAGATTTATTCAGACATGCCTATGCGTCCACGAAATCTGTACGGAGTGAGCAAGTGCTTTGGTGAATCGCTCGCCTCCTATTTTGCCTATAGCGAAGGACTGCAAAGCATTGCCGTGCGAATCGGTTCCTACGACAGTTTTCAACCGGATGAGGAACCGCTCACTGCCCGTGATATGAGTGCTTACATCAGTCCACAGGATTTGTGTGATCTCCTGTTAAAAGCGATACAGGCAGAAGAACTCCCTCCGTTTACGATCCTGCACGGTATTTCAGATAATCGATTCAAACGGCTAAATCTTGACGAATCCAAAAAACGGGTAGGTTATGCGCCGAAATCAGATGCCTTCCAACTGAGTCAAATCCCACTCCACGATGAGCGCAGATAG